In Polypterus senegalus isolate Bchr_013 chromosome 12, ASM1683550v1, whole genome shotgun sequence, the following are encoded in one genomic region:
- the chchd10 gene encoding coiled-coil-helix-coiled-coil-helix domain-containing protein 10, mitochondrial: protein MARGSRSRPSASYSHSAPSPPTVQPAHAPPSAVAAASSQPKQPGLMAQMATTAAGVAVGSAVGHVVGGALTGAFSGSSTSDPVKSGAPQDVPRQPAYQQPPNPCHLEVKQFLDCATNQNDLYLCEGFSEALKQCKYTHGLSSVMM, encoded by the exons ATGGCCAGAGGCAGTCGTAGTAGACCTTCTGCTTCTTATAG CCACTCTGCTCCTTCTCCACCCACTGTTCAGCCAGCACATGCACCTCCATCTGCTGTGGCTGCGGCCTCCTCTCAGCCAAAACAGCCAGGCCTCATGGCACAGATGGCCACCACGGCAGCTGGTGTGGCCGTAGGATCAGCAGTGGGCCATGTTGTTGGCGGTGCTTTGACTGGAGCCTTCAGTGGCAGTAGTACCTCCGATCCAGTGAAATCCGGGGCACCCCAG GATGTGCCCAGGCAGCCTGCTTATCAGCAACCCCCAAACCCTTGCCACTTAGAAGTAAAACAGTTCTTGGATTGTGCCACCAACCAGAATGATCTTTATCTCTGTGAGGGATTCAGTGAAGCACTTAAGCAATGCAAATACACCCATG GTTTGTCGTCTGTCATGATGTGA
- the ddt gene encoding D-dopachrome decarboxylase, with protein MPFLDLESNIPTTRFTDDFVKKLCSSAAEILSKPEERINAVVKGGLPMQIGGSMEPCVILTVSAVSVLGTAEQNKEHSARLFQFLMKELQLSEDRIVLRFCPLETWQVGKKGTVMTFL; from the exons ATGCCTTTTTTAGACCTTGAAAGCAACATTCCCACCACCAGGTTCACCGACGACTTTGTTAAAAAGCTCTGCTCCTCTGCAGCCGAGATATTATCAAAGCCCGAGGAG AGGATCAATGCAGTAGTGAAGGGTGGGCTGCCAATGCAGATCGGGGGCTCCATGGAACCCTGTGTCATCCTCACAGTTTCAGCAGTTTCTGTGTTGGGCACAGCTGAGCAGAACAAGGAGCACAGTGCCAGACTCTTCCAGTTCCTCATGAAAGAGCTACAGCTGAGTGAAGACAG GATTGTTCTGCGTTTTTGTCCCCTGGAAACCTGGCAGGTTGGGAAGAAAGGAACTGTCATGACTTTCCTTTAG